In Haladaptatus cibarius D43, the sequence TTTCTTCTTTTATTATTCCACAGCCGAAGTGAATACTTTGTGCCGATATTTCGGATATGTTCGTCTCAATATCTCTCTCCTGCAATACTGGCAGAAATTATAAATAGTTTATACTGTTCCACGACTCTCTTGCACCGACGATGCCGTTTCCCGGCTACACACGGCTTCAGCACGAACAATGGATTCGAACCCGACATTTGCCGACGAGGTGGCACGCCGACGCATCGACGCCGACGAGTGGGATGATATCTACGTCGTTGGCGATGTTCACGGTTGTTTGACCGAACTCGAATCACTTCTCGAAACGCTCGGCGTGAACGACGACGACGACCTCGTGGTGTTCGTCGGCGACCTGATTCGAAAAGGACCGGACAGCCTCGGCGTCCTCGAACTGGTACAGGCTAATGACAACCTGCTCTCAGTTCGCGGGAACAACGAAGTTCCTGCGCGCGGACGCAATCCTTTCCGACTTCGGGCCAGCAGAACGAGAGTACGTAGCGTCACTCCCAGTGGCGATTTCGTGGGAGGACATCCTCGTCGTTCACGGCGGTGTTGACCCCCGGAAACCACTATCAGAGCACTCGGTCGATGACCTCCAAACGACGCGTTCTTTGCAACCTGATGGAAGCTACGACCGTCCGTTCTGGTTCGAGCAGTACGACGAATCTCGTCGTGTGTTCTTCGGTTACACGGTACTCGACCATCCCGTCGAGCGGAAGTCGGCAGTCGGTCTGGATACCGGATGCGTCTACGGTGGGTCGCTTACCGCCGACGACTATCGACGGGACGAGTTCGTCGTCCAACCCGCTGTTGGAAACGGAAAGGAACGAAGCGACGATTCCATCGTGACGCCCCAGTCCTCGTGAGTTCGCCCTTCCAAAGAACCATGTCAGAGCACGATTTGCCAACAGATGACGAGCATAGCGAGAGTCAACAGGAACGCGGCGACGAGAAGCAAACTGCGAACGGCGGGAAGGAAACGAAACCGGAACCCGAGGTTGACTTCTCCGACCCCGAATACTATCTGAATCGTGAACTCAGCCAGTTGAAATTTCAGAAACGGGTGCTACACGAGGCACTCGACGAGCGAAATCCGCTGTTGGAACGCGTGAAGTTCCTCTCCATCTTCACGACAAACATGGACGAGTTCTTCCGCAAGCGCGTTGGCGGCCTGAAACAGCAGATGGCCGCGAACGTCACCGAGCGGACGCCAAACGGCAGAACTCCGACGGAGCAGTGGGACGCGATTCTCGACATCGCCCGCGAGATGTTCAGCCAGCCGTCGGCGTGTTACCACAACGTGATTCACGACGCGCTCGCAGACGCCGGTATTCACATCATTTCGTACACCGACTGCTCTCCATCGGAACGACGAGAACCGCGAGAGTATTTTCAGAGTTCCATTTTACCGACGCTCACGCCGCTCACGTTCGACCCGGCCCATCCGTTTCCGTTCATTTCCAATCTGAGTCTGTCGCTCGCGGTGTTGACGCAGGAGAACGAGGACGAAGAGTCGACATTCTCGCGGGTGAAGATTCCCGGCAACCGCCCTCGATTGGTGCAGGTCGGTGACGGTCCGACCTTCGTCCTGCTGGAGGATGTCGTCGCGGCAAATCTCGATTTGTTCTTTCCGAACACCGAAATGCTCGAATATGCTCATTCCGGAAGCTTCGACATTTCGGGTGACGCGGAACGCAGAGGATAGTTGAACGGTTGTTCGACTCGTCCGATGCCAGTGCTCCCGATAGAATTGAAAAATAAAGATATAAACCGTTCTGTGTATAATTTTCAAACACATTTATGGGACAGTTTCGAACAATCTGTTACTCCGACAGATGTTGGAATCTATAGAAGCCAAATTTATCCAACCCACGAATTCTTAGCAAAGTTTTAGAAACCCGACTACGATTGGTTAGATATGCCCGACGTTAATCTCGACGAAAAGGACTTCAAAATCCTTCGCTGGCTCGACCGGGAGGGTGACATCGACGTGGACGAGGTAAGCGACGAACTCGGAATCAGCACCTCGACCGTCTACTACCGACTCGACAAGTATCGAAAACAAGGCATTCTTTCGGGAACCGTCTCGAAATTGGACGCCAAAAAGCTCGGACTCGAACTCACTGCAATAACGCAGATTCGAAGCGATTACGGGCCGGGATACGAGGAAATCGGCGACGACCTTCGAGACATTTCCGGTGTTCAGACCGTTTACTTCATGTTGGGGGACAAGTCGTTCACGATAATCGCTCATCTGCGCGACCACGACCACCTACAGGAGTACATCGACAACATCATCCACACCGAGGGAGTCGAACATTCCTCGACGCAGGTCGTGTTGGAAACGTTCAAGGACGAATCGAGGCTGTTGATAAACTACGACGACGACGATTTGCAGGAACTCATCGAAGGCGAGTAACGAAAACTCCTATCGGCTACACAGAACGAACGATATCGAGTGGCCGTTCGTTCGTATTTTTCGCCGATTCGATAATATGCGCTGGATAGTGCATCGTTAGAGACATTATTATCGTATTATACCCGAGATGAATAGCCATTTGACCACAATATAAGGTTCATGCATTGACAATGAGGCACCCTTAGTCCTTCAGGGAAACCCTCTTATTCATCTTTGCCATGCGGTCGCATATGACGACGCACCTCGCCGACCCAACCGACCAACGGTCGAACTGTGGTGTCGGGGTTGTCCAAAACCTCGACGCCGACGCCAGTGCCGACCACGAAACCGTCTCCGACGGGCTTTCGCTCCTCGCCAACCTCGAACACCGCGGGACGACGGGTGCGGAACCGAACACCGGAGACGGGGCCGGAATCCTCGTCCAGCGACCGGACGCTTTTTTCGCACCGGAACTCGACCGCGAACTCCCCAAATCCTACGCAGTCGGCCAGTTGTTCCTGCCGCAAAATGACGACGCTCGCCACGCACTCGAAGAACGGGTCGAAACCGTTCTCGAATCGGAAGGACTGTCCGTGTTCCACTGGCGGACGGTTCCTACCGACAACAGTGACCTCGGCAAAACCGCGCTCGATTCGGAACCCGCCGTGGTACAGTGTTTCGTGGAATCGAAGGGCGACCAGTCGCAGGCGGGGTTCGACCGAACCCTCTACGTCGCCCGTCGCGTTCTCGAACAGGAAATCGGAAGTCCGGAAACCGACGACGGCGAACGATTCTACGTCTGCTCGCTCGACCGCAAAACGGTCGTCTACAAGGGTCTGCTGACGGGGGAACAACTCTCTGCATACTACCCCGACCTCTCTGACGACCGATTCAAATCGTCCATCGCCATGGTTCACGCACGATTCTCGACCAACACGCTCGGTGCGTGGCACCTCGCGCATCCGTACCGAAGAACCATCCACAACGGTGAAATCAACACCATCCAAGGCAACGTCAACTGGATGGCCGCCCGCGAAACCGACCTCGAAAGCGAGCGACTTGGCGAGGATATCGACCGAATTGCGCCCGTTACTCGGGGCGACCAGAGCGATACGGCCAGCCTCGACAACGTCCTCGAACTGCTCCTGCAGGACGGACGAAGCCTCCCGCACGCACTCAGAATGCTCCTTCCGGAAGCGTGGCGGTCGAGAACCGACGGCAACCGACAAACGTGGTACGACTTCCACGCTTCGCTGGTCGAACCGTGGGATGGCCCCGCGCTCGTCGCAGCGACCGATGGAGATCGCGTCGGCGCGGTGCTCGACCGCAACGGACTTCGACCCTGTCGCTACGACGTGACGAAAGACGACCGACTTATCATGGCCAGCGAAGCGGGCGCGCTGGACACGCCCGAGGAGAAAATCGTCGAACGCGGCCGTCTCCAACCCGGACAGTTGTTCCTTGCCGACCCGGAGGCTGGCGGCGTCGTCTCCGACGAGGAGGTTTTCGAAGACCTGACCGACCAAAAGTACGGAGAGTGGGTCGAAAAAGAGCAAGTTCAGCTTTCGGAAACCGACTCCACGGAGTCGGTTTCCGCCGATTTGGGAACGGTAGCGGACACCACAGCACCCCTCCGCGCGCGACAGGCAGTTTGGGGCTACACCGACGACGAACTGACCGAACTCATCGAACCGATGGCCCGGCAGGCGAAAGACCCGGTCGATTCGATGGGCGACGACACGCCGCTCTCGGTGCTATCCGACTTTGACCGCCCGCTGTTCTCGTACTTCAAGCAGTTGTTCGCGCAGGTGACGAACCCGCCGATAGATTACATCCGGGAGGAACTGGTGACGAGTCTGGAAACTCGACTCGGACGCCAGCGAAACCTCCTCGGTGAATCGCCGAACCACGCCCGGCAACTCGTCCTCGAATCGCCCGTGTTGACCGATTCGGAACTCTCTGCGGTGACGGACACCAACCTCGAAACGGAGGCGGTGGACATCACGTTCGACGCCGAAGGCGACCTCCAATCGGCCATCGAGCGCGTGCGTACAGAAGCAGAAAGCGCGGTCGAATCGGGTGCGGAAATCGTCGTTCTCTCCGACCGCGAGATGGGTGAGAATCGGGTGCCGATTCCGTCGCTGCTGGCGACCGGCGCGGTTCACCACCACCTCGTCCGTGAGGGTCTGCGAACTCGAACCGGGCTCGTGGTCGAATCCGGCGACCCCCGAACGGTTCACCACCTCGCAACGCTCGTCGGCTACGGCGCGGGCGCGGTCAACCCGTACCTCGCTTACGAGACCATCGCGGATTTGGTCGCCGGGCCGGAAGGTGCGGACGAATCCCAGGCTATCGACGCCTACGTCTCTGCGCTCGAAACGGGACTGCTGAAGACAATGGCGAAGATGGGAATCTCGACCGTCGAAAGCTACCGCGGTGCTCAGATTTTCGAGGCCGTCGGCCTGAACGGCGAGGTCGTGGACGAATACTTTACCGGAACCGAAAACCGCACCGAAGGAATTGGTATCGAAGAAATCGAGGCCGACGTACTCGACAGGCATGAAACGGCGTTCGATGGAAACGACGAGGACGACGCAAAACTCGTCCGACAGGGTGAGTACGAACACCGCTCGAACGGGATTCGCCACCAGTGGAATCCCAAGAGCGTCGGCGCGCTTCAGCGCGCCGTCAGGCAGGGAGACGAAGCGGAGTACGAAACATTCGCCAGCGAAATCAACGACCAGAGTGAGCGACTCCAGACGCTCCGCGGTCTGCTCGATTTCGATACAAACGGGCGCGAGTCGATTCCAATCGAGGAAGTCGAACCAGTCTCGAAAATCGTCGAACGATTTTCCACCGCCGCGATGAGCCTCGGGTCGCTGTCCCCCGAAGCGCACGAGAACAACGCGATTGCGATGAACCGTATCGGCGGGAAATCGAACACTGGCGAGGGCGGCGAACCGCCGGAGCGGTTCGACACCGAGCGCGAGTGCACTATCAAGCAGGTCGCCAGCGGTCGGTTCGGCGTCACGAGCAGATACCTTCAGTCCGCCGACGAACTACAAATCAAGATGGCACAGGGGTCGAAGCCCGGCGAGGGCGGTCACCTCCCCGGCGGCAAGGTGAACGAAGCGATAGCGCACGTCCGCCACGCGACTCCCGGTGTCGGCCTCATCTCGCCGCCGCCACAGCACGACATCTACAGCATCGAGGACTTGAAACAGCTCATCTACGACCTGAAGACGGCGAGCGACGGGTCGGACATCAACGTGAAATTGGTGTCTGAAGCCGGAATCGGGACGATTGCCGCGGGTGTCGCCAAGGCGAACGCCGACGTGGTTCACATCTCGGGCCATTCCGGTGGAACCGGCGCGAGTCCGCGAACGTCCATCAAGAACGCCGGACTACCGTGGGAACTCGGCTTGGCCGAGGCGAACCAGATGCTCCGACGGACTGGTCTGCGCTCCCGCATCAAAGTCACGGTCGATGGCGGTATGAAGACGGGTAGGGACGTTGCTGTCGCGGCCCTGTTGGGCGCAGAGGAGTTCTCCTTCGGAACCGCAAGCCTCGTGACCAGCGGTTGCGTGATGGCCCGGCAGTGTCACAAAAACACCTGTCCGGTCGGTATCGCCACGCAGGACGAAGACCTGCGCGCGCGCTTCCCCGGCGAACCCGACCACGTCATCAACTACATGACGTTCATCGCGGAGGAACTGCGCGAAATCATGGCCGAACTCGGTGTGAAAACTGTCGAGGAGATGGTCGGTCGCGTCGATTTACTTCGCCAGCGCGAGACGACGCATCCGAAAGCCCGCCGTCTCGACCTCTCCGCCGTGCTGGCCGAACCAGTCGATGGCGGTGAGAGCGACGACAACCGAACGAAGACCAGAGAACAAGACCACGAACTGGACGACCATCTCGACCGCACTCTGCTGACCGCCGCCCAATCCGCAATCGAGTGCGACGAGTCCGTCGAAATCGAGGGCACGATTTCGAATCCAGACCGGGCAGTCGGCGCGATGCTCTCCGGTCGAGTGTCGGCAGTCCACGGCGAATCCGGCCTGCCCGATGGAACGATTACGTGCCGGTTCGAGGGAACCGCCGGACAGAGTTTCGGCGCGTTCGCTCAGTCGGGTGTTGACCTGTTCCTGACGGGTGCCGCGAACGACTACCTCGGCAAGGGACTTTCCGGCGGTCGAATCGCCGTGAAAACTCCCGAAGACGCCGGATACGATGCCGAGAACGTCGTCGTCGGCAACGTCGCGCTCTATGGCGCGACGGAGGGCGAAGCCTACGTCAACGGTGTCGCTGGCGAGCGATTCGGCGTCCGCAACAGCGGCGCGAAAGCCGTCGTTGAGGGCGTCGGCGACCATGGCTGTGAGTACATGACCGGCGGCGTCGTGGCGGTGCTGGGCGACGTCGGCGAGAACTTCGCCGCCGGGATGACCGGCGGCGTGGCCTACGTCTATCAGGGTAGTGAAATTGCAGAACGGGTTAACGGCGACACCGTCTCGCTTTCGACCGAACTGGAACCCTGCGACGAGGCGGTGCTTCGTCGCTTGGTCGAAAACCACGCCACGGCAACCGACAGCAAGGTTGCGCGGGAACTGCTCGAAGAGTGGGAGTCCGCGAAAGAAAACTTCATGAAGGTCATGCCCGACGCCTACCAGCAGGCCATCGAGGCCGGGCAAAAAGACGTTCGGACGACGCCGCCGAGTGCGGTTCCAAGGTCGGGACAGTCGTCGCGGGTGGAAGTCGTTTCGGACGACTGAGTCGTAAATACCTCAAACTAAACCGACCGATTCCTACGAAATCGCGCTTAGAGATACGCCGAGTCCCACCGCGCCGCCTTTCGCTTGTTGTCACAATCGTTGCACTGGATTCGCTCCATGCTGTCCATCGAGTTGTCGAACGATTCGCAGTTTGCACAGAAGTAGCCGTGGCGGTTTTCGGCATCTCCGTCGGTGAAGACGGCGAAAAACGGCGCTTTCGACCCGCGACTGCTCTCGGCGCGATTGATGTAGAGCGTTTGGCCCTCGTACTCTTTAGGTTCCAACACCGCATCTTCGGTTTCGGCGTAGACGTTCTCGGTGTACGTTTGTTCGCCGATTTCTGCGGTACGCTCGCTAACTTTGGTAAAGCCGTGGTCTTCGTAGAACTGATTTCCTTCTTCGTTGTCGGCGAGCACTAGCCCAATCTGGGATTCGACGCCTTTCTCTCTGAGTTCCTCTTGCGTTCTACCGAGGAGTGCCGTGCCGACGCCTTCCCCACGGTAGTCGGGGTGGACGTGTAACCAGAGGATGTTCCCCTCGGGCACGTCGGGGAGCATATCACTTTGAGAGAAGCCGACCACGTCGCCGCCTTCGAGCGCGACGAGGAACAGCATGCCGCGACTCTGGAACTCGGATTCGAGAGACTCGTCGGAGTACCACTCCGAAACCGCGTGTTCGATTGCCTCTTCGTCCACAAAATGTGAGTAGGAGGCCGAAAGCGACCGCTCGGCAACGTCTTGCATTCCGGCAATGTCCTCCGTTCTGGCTTCGCGTACCTGCATACTTGGACTACTGTGGCATGAGAGATAAACATTCTACCGGCCAGTGGGATTTCTTCGCTGTTCGATCTTCGACAATCGCCCCACTTCTCCGCCTTCGGTAGCGTTTTGCGCCATCACCCGAAACCTCCCCGGCATGGATAGCGCACTCGTCATCGGCGGCACTCGATTCATCGGTCGCCACCTCGTAAACGACCTGCTCGACAACGACTACGACGTGACGATTTTCAATCGCGGCAACCACGACAATCCTTTCGCGGATACCGAGGGCGTCACCCACTTCGAAGGCGACCGAACCAACGACTCCGCGCTCGAAGCGGCCAAGGCGGAGGTTGCCCCGGACATCGTCATCGACTGCGTGGCGTACAAACCCCGCGAAGTTCGCGCCGCCATGGAAATCTTTGCCGACGTATCGGGCTACGTCTACATCTCCAGCGGAAGCGCCTACGGCGAGGAAATCATCCCCAAGCGCGAAAACGAGACGGAACTGTGTGACTGCACGCCCGAACAGGCCACCGACGAATCCGGGGATTCCTACGGCCCACGAAAGGCGGAGGGCGACCGCGCCATCTTCGAGGCCGCAGAGCGGAGTGTGAACGCGATGAGCCTCCGTCCCTGCATCGTCTACGGCCCGCACGATTACACCGAGCGCCTCGATTTCTGGCTCGACCGGGTGAACCACTACGACCGACTGCTCGTGCCGGGCGACGGCCAAAATCTCTGGCACCGCGCCTACGTCGAAGACGTGGCCAGCGCCCTGCGAATCGTTGCCGAGGAGGGCGAAGCGGGAGAATCGTACAACGTCGGCGACGAGCAACTCGTTACGATGGACGAAATGCTGGGACTCATCGCGGACGCCTTCGAAACCGACGTGGAACTCGTCCACGCCAGCGACCGCGAACTCTCGACCGCCGACCTTTCGGTGGACGACTACATTCTCTACCGGGAGTACCCGCACGTCCTCGATACGAACAAGCTTGCGAGTCTCGGGTGGGAATCGACGCCCGTGGAAGAGGCCATGGAGCGGACGGTTGCGGAGCATCTGGAAAGTGACCGTGACGGAAGCGAGTACGAACCCGGTCGTGAGGAAGAGGAGAAGGTGCTCGGCGTTCTGGACACGATATAAGCGACGAGACGCGAGAGGCGTAATGAGAAGGAGTTTGGTTTGATTGGCTCGATAACCGATGTTTCGATTATTTTTCATTCTTTGTGCCAATCGAGTTGGGATAGATTTGCCGTTAGCAACTGCCGACTCCAATGAGACCGCACCGCCACCGCATCCGTCCACGAACCTCCCCAACCGACTCCCTCAACTCACTGGCGCTCGTTTCGGTCGTCCCTCGCGCGAACTCGGGCAGACCCTCGGCGGTACACGCCTCGGGTCTACTGACGCACGC encodes:
- a CDS encoding NAD-dependent epimerase/dehydratase family protein, which translates into the protein MDSALVIGGTRFIGRHLVNDLLDNDYDVTIFNRGNHDNPFADTEGVTHFEGDRTNDSALEAAKAEVAPDIVIDCVAYKPREVRAAMEIFADVSGYVYISSGSAYGEEIIPKRENETELCDCTPEQATDESGDSYGPRKAEGDRAIFEAAERSVNAMSLRPCIVYGPHDYTERLDFWLDRVNHYDRLLVPGDGQNLWHRAYVEDVASALRIVAEEGEAGESYNVGDEQLVTMDEMLGLIADAFETDVELVHASDRELSTADLSVDDYILYREYPHVLDTNKLASLGWESTPVEEAMERTVAEHLESDRDGSEYEPGREEEEKVLGVLDTI
- the gltB gene encoding glutamate synthase large subunit, translated to MTTHLADPTDQRSNCGVGVVQNLDADASADHETVSDGLSLLANLEHRGTTGAEPNTGDGAGILVQRPDAFFAPELDRELPKSYAVGQLFLPQNDDARHALEERVETVLESEGLSVFHWRTVPTDNSDLGKTALDSEPAVVQCFVESKGDQSQAGFDRTLYVARRVLEQEIGSPETDDGERFYVCSLDRKTVVYKGLLTGEQLSAYYPDLSDDRFKSSIAMVHARFSTNTLGAWHLAHPYRRTIHNGEINTIQGNVNWMAARETDLESERLGEDIDRIAPVTRGDQSDTASLDNVLELLLQDGRSLPHALRMLLPEAWRSRTDGNRQTWYDFHASLVEPWDGPALVAATDGDRVGAVLDRNGLRPCRYDVTKDDRLIMASEAGALDTPEEKIVERGRLQPGQLFLADPEAGGVVSDEEVFEDLTDQKYGEWVEKEQVQLSETDSTESVSADLGTVADTTAPLRARQAVWGYTDDELTELIEPMARQAKDPVDSMGDDTPLSVLSDFDRPLFSYFKQLFAQVTNPPIDYIREELVTSLETRLGRQRNLLGESPNHARQLVLESPVLTDSELSAVTDTNLETEAVDITFDAEGDLQSAIERVRTEAESAVESGAEIVVLSDREMGENRVPIPSLLATGAVHHHLVREGLRTRTGLVVESGDPRTVHHLATLVGYGAGAVNPYLAYETIADLVAGPEGADESQAIDAYVSALETGLLKTMAKMGISTVESYRGAQIFEAVGLNGEVVDEYFTGTENRTEGIGIEEIEADVLDRHETAFDGNDEDDAKLVRQGEYEHRSNGIRHQWNPKSVGALQRAVRQGDEAEYETFASEINDQSERLQTLRGLLDFDTNGRESIPIEEVEPVSKIVERFSTAAMSLGSLSPEAHENNAIAMNRIGGKSNTGEGGEPPERFDTERECTIKQVASGRFGVTSRYLQSADELQIKMAQGSKPGEGGHLPGGKVNEAIAHVRHATPGVGLISPPPQHDIYSIEDLKQLIYDLKTASDGSDINVKLVSEAGIGTIAAGVAKANADVVHISGHSGGTGASPRTSIKNAGLPWELGLAEANQMLRRTGLRSRIKVTVDGGMKTGRDVAVAALLGAEEFSFGTASLVTSGCVMARQCHKNTCPVGIATQDEDLRARFPGEPDHVINYMTFIAEELREIMAELGVKTVEEMVGRVDLLRQRETTHPKARRLDLSAVLAEPVDGGESDDNRTKTREQDHELDDHLDRTLLTAAQSAIECDESVEIEGTISNPDRAVGAMLSGRVSAVHGESGLPDGTITCRFEGTAGQSFGAFAQSGVDLFLTGAANDYLGKGLSGGRIAVKTPEDAGYDAENVVVGNVALYGATEGEAYVNGVAGERFGVRNSGAKAVVEGVGDHGCEYMTGGVVAVLGDVGENFAAGMTGGVAYVYQGSEIAERVNGDTVSLSTELEPCDEAVLRRLVENHATATDSKVARELLEEWESAKENFMKVMPDAYQQAIEAGQKDVRTTPPSAVPRSGQSSRVEVVSDD
- a CDS encoding GNAT family N-acetyltransferase, translated to MQVREARTEDIAGMQDVAERSLSASYSHFVDEEAIEHAVSEWYSDESLESEFQSRGMLFLVALEGGDVVGFSQSDMLPDVPEGNILWLHVHPDYRGEGVGTALLGRTQEELREKGVESQIGLVLADNEEGNQFYEDHGFTKVSERTAEIGEQTYTENVYAETEDAVLEPKEYEGQTLYINRAESSRGSKAPFFAVFTDGDAENRHGYFCANCESFDNSMDSMERIQCNDCDNKRKAARWDSAYL
- a CDS encoding Lrp/AsnC family transcriptional regulator; protein product: MPDVNLDEKDFKILRWLDREGDIDVDEVSDELGISTSTVYYRLDKYRKQGILSGTVSKLDAKKLGLELTAITQIRSDYGPGYEEIGDDLRDISGVQTVYFMLGDKSFTIIAHLRDHDHLQEYIDNIIHTEGVEHSSTQVVLETFKDESRLLINYDDDDLQELIEGE